TAAAAATGTTGTTCTTGTAaccaaaattgaaaaaataacaaacaaacctTACCTCAGAGCCAGGCACAGCCAGCATAGCATTTGCCCAATGTAATCAacacaaagaaaacatttagtTTTAGACTACAGGAACCTGGTTTATAGTTTGGAAATGCACCCATCTCAGTAACAGTATACATTCCTCAAGCAATCCAGACCacacaagcaaaacaaaaccacattttGAGTGATGCTATATTGACATTGCAATCAAAGGATAATTGTGACATCTAAACACTTTAGTGTTTGCCAACATTGATCTGCTCTTGGAGACTATATATTATCCCAACTCAACCATTGCGACTGCATTTTGGGActtgatttacgaataaatggCTAGTAAGTTATTGTGAAATTAGTGGTGCTTATGTGTATGAGTATTTTTGTTAATACCAATATTTTTGGCTACACTGAATTTTAAAGAACAAGAAACTGGGGTTATAGTGATCACAGGTTCACCAAACTGGGAAGCTAAAGATTGaagatttttccaatcttcaacttaCTAGTGATCACTGTAGGCTCAGATTCCTGGCCTTGGTTGACAGTAgagatcttctgctgttgtaatcaCTGAGTAAGTGCGGCAGTGAGAACCGAGCATGACCTTGGCAATCACTCGACTcaattaccacacacacagttcatcaGCGCTATATCCAGACATGCTGCCGGGAGGGTAACAAATTTCTCCGCATAATATGAAAACACTGATCAAGACATACAAATATCAGTGAATTTAGGAATTGTGTTGCTTTATCAGAGAAATTCAGTAATTGTGGATTTACAGGAACTatgtttgaaaatgaatgaaacaaaatgaattaGTTGTCCTTCAAGGTAACTTTCTCGTGATAAGTCACAGTCAGCTTTTTCCTCCTGGTAGTTGATAGCATATTACACTTGTGAAATTCAGAAGAAGCATGTCAGAGCTTCAACTGGCAGGCCATAATTTATATCAAAGCAAGAGTTCGGTCATGTTCAGCTCTGCAGGAAATAGCTACAGATATTCATTCATGGCCTTAATTACTCTTGATGCATTTTGGCTTGTAAGGAATTATAAATCCTTTGGTCTTAAGGAACTGGGTTGAATGTTAGTCAGGAGTCGGTCCAGAAAGAAATGATACGTCCTGAGAGAAACACTAGCATGCCTCTCTGAAAAGGacaataaaacaaaccaaaacacactgctcGACAGGGAAAAGTGTAGATACTTGCTGTGAGAAGAGCAATTTCTAGAAATATGTGCACCATTTAAGAGTAAGTGGCTTTGAGAGCTAAAAATATGAATCAAAAAGAGGCAAATCTATTAGAAAGACATGATGCCATTGAGAAAATAGTTATAGGACATACTGAAACTCAAACACACTGATGTCCAaattctttattgtcattttagaAAGCCTTACAGATAATACAGACTCATTTCTCATTAACTTCAGATTCCTGAACTTCCAAAGGTTCGGAGGCTTTATCTGATGCCAGTGTTGCTCATGGTTTGAGATTTGCAAACTCCTTTCCCGGCAACCTCGAAGGCGGCCCCCTTGTAGTTGGCCACACGCTGGTTATCAGTGCGTAAATCAGGCTGCACCTGCTCCCACACTTTCTTCTTGGGGTTCAGCTCCTTATCAGGCTCACCTGGATCGGACAGCAGAGGGACAAGCAAGTAAGCTCTTGTTGGTGGAATATGAGGTAGACTGTGGTCAAGGCCAGGGGGGTTGATTCAAAATCCTGACTGctttcaaatgatttaaaacatgcAAGAGAAGGCATTTTTAGCTTGTTATCTGGATTCAGTGGCAATATAGATGTCCAAGAGCTGAGTCTaaacacaaactgttttttaaacttCTAAAATGTGCAAGGGAGTGCATTTCTTCGTTCACTACCCACTTCAGTGCTGACACGCTACTCTAAGAGCTGTAAAATGGAGTGGCAATTAGAGGTATGCTATTTTGTTAGGTAACTTGAAAACACTTTCTAATTCCTTACATGCCACAAATGAGCTGTAAAGCAGTGCACGCACATGTAGTAAAATACCAGTTCCAGCAACAATGCTACACAACTATTTCAGCCTGTAGCCAATGTCAAGAAGAGATGCTGAGAAATGGGGTGatgggatcttttttttttttgcatgggaGCAGATCAAACTAAATGCTATCAAATGACCTGGAAAAGATCCTTTTTGGAACGTTCTTGCATGAAAACTGGTGTGGAAATCACACAGCTGTCAAGCAACTCTTCCCAAGTTCAGCACATTCTTTTTAGTCAGAATCTCTGGTTCGTATGGATACGTCACTTCCTAAGCCTCTGACATGACACCTCGTAAAATGAGAGAGCCAAGAAGATacaaagaggggaaaaaaacaattttaaaaaatggtgtaaATTACTTTTAACAGTAAACATTCTGTTAATGGAACGATTCGTTGACTTGCTTTAGGACGATGTAGTTCGTCAGAAAAGAGCCAACAGAAAGAGCTGCCTTGCTTAGGGATGACCCCAACATGGCTTCAGTCAGGATAATAAATTCCTGATTTGCTTTCTGGCTGGAGACACATCGTAAAAAAAGCAGCTGGAGGAAAAATAAGGAGGAAGAGAGCAGGAAGATGAAAGTTTTGAAGAGCTGATGAGAGCATGGCACAGAGGAGCTCAAAGTCCTGCTCTGGGTCCAGACCGAACCAACTCTCCGGGAACCTCCAGGGTTAGTTATTACACATTCGGTCACATGACCCATTCCTCCATCTTTTACAGCACAAAAGGGAACTCTTGACCACAGTGTTGTGATGTTCAAGCATACTGAACTTGTTTAGTTAttaccttattttattttgaaaagcGTGTTAGAAGATAGGCATGACTATGTTGAACAAGGTGAAGTACCTTTTCAGAGCCAAGACAATTTTAAAAGGGACTCCCTGCCCAGACTTGTGCAGGTTTTGCAATAAACCTTCTTTAATTTATTGAAGAATGGAGGGCCTGTATGCTCCCATTTCCTCAGGATGTGCCTGGATAACAACAGAACACCATCCTATTTCTCTGATTGGGTCACCTCCTAATTAGCATCCACAGACCATTTAGCTCATCAATAAATCATGTGAACTAGCCTCAGAAGAATGAAGCAGACTTTGACTCAACCATGAATGCCATCTGTGTTGTTCTTGGACTGTTTAAACTCATATGCTTGGCACATAAGCTTCCTGTTTTGCTTGCATGGgcaatttattcatttctttgcaCTGTATTTTCTAGGTAAGAGGATAGTGGGACTCTTATTTAACCAGACAATTAGTCATTAGTGTGCAGAGATGGGGTTTATGTAGGTGATGAAAACTAGACTTAATAGAGTGTGAAGTGGGGGTTCGGAGACATTTCCCAGACTTGAATGTCTTGATGCCAACTGAAGTAAAGTGCTTATATAAGCCTGAATTTCATTACATCATcctgaacagagagagaagggagacaAGTGTAGAACTGTCATCATGTGATCATTTTGCACCTGGAAATCCCTGAAAAGTGACTCGTTCCCCAGGCTCGGCCCCGCTGGGTGGGTCCAGGATCTCCACCTTGTCCGGAGTGCTGGCACACATGAGCATGGCCTGAGACACAATTCCTCTCATTTTAGCTGGCCTGAGGTTACACAGGAACACTGCCATGCGATTCTGCATCTGTTGGTACAATATGAACAGAGTTATCACAGCCAAGAAACTGTTATATAAAGGTTTCTATCCacattatttgaaaaaataaaaagcgtTCCTCGATGGTTCATTTGTTGAGTGTTCTTAGCTTCCACAATGCGCAAGTCtttctgttgtagggttctacaaaaggaaacctttgaagaaaaaaatctaccTTGAACAACTCGCACatcaaaatttattattaatatgtgcTCTTCAGTTATGCAAAAGATTCATTCGATAACTTCTATGTTgactttttttggtttaaacttctttGAAGAACATTTTCACTTTGGGTACCGAATTCCTACAATACCCACAATCTGCCGATAGTTGAGTCAGCAAGAATTAGgcctcacttcatctctacctatAGAGAGCCATGCAGCActgctttagtgctttagtctttCCAGCTCTCACCTCCTAATCTGTACGATTTGCTCAAACGCCATCATGCTCACCATCTTGTAGAACGCTACCTAGCCAAGCCACTACTCAGCGCAGCTGTGTTGTATACCTGCACTGCATTCTGAAACTTTAAGTTCACCATCTGCACCAGTGTATCCCCCATTCTACATTGGATTACTCATTAATACGACACTGAAAGTCGctgaaaaatggtgagtgagaaaagcagcttttgctctttttttgtttttaggagccaGCAGAGAAACCGAATTGTTATCCTTTATGAGACTGTTGAAATTATTTCTCCTATTAAATGACATCAGAGCAACAGACAACTGCTAACTTGTCATGGGAATAACAGAAAtccagcaccaaccaacaaattagtaCCATAATTGCTAACACAAatatttccatccatccattttctgtaccgcatATCcttacacagggtcacgggtaGCTTGgagtctaaataaaaattacatgttgtttaacaaaattTGCAAAAAGTAATCATTGGCTATGGTATGAACAGAGGTTGGGAAATCAACACGCCACACCATTTTTGATTATTTCCAGCATGCCTCTCACAGCTTATCCAAAAcactgatgaattctcaaatctctagagtcagtgctttgtaacaggtacaggtaaagctgtaactttagaaTATCTGACATGGGAGAATTTTGATgatggaggactttgtgctttgcgGTTTTggtgtaacatgacaagctgcaagcTGTGCattcttgtcttattaacttcaaaaaaaaaaaaaaaaaaaagagagggtggGGGGCACTGGTGAGGGATCGaatgtttaaagctgctataatgtaaatgataacaggagctaactggTTTCATGGACATGTAGTAGACCAGTGCCAAGTCTTtgtcaaataattttaaaactatatatttaaaactaaattaatcAAAACTGTAACATTTAACTGTGGCATCGTAATTGAAACGTGACAGAAGTTGACTGAATGACTCACAGGTCAGGTCATGTGATACTTCTTAGCACGTGAGAGTTGAAATGAATTTCAGTGTTAGCTAGCTCATTTATTCCTTGTGGCTAAAACCGTCTTCATCGTTATAACTCCTTAAGAGTACTCTCTTAAAATGAACAGGAAAAAAGTTCCAAAGCAGGAAGTTTCTTTATAAGCACAGCATGGAGGATTTAAAATTTGGATTTAGGTGCATGGATAGTAACCATGCCAAACCCCTCACACTGAAGCAACTGCCTAATGAAGGCataaagaggggaaaaaaaaggggaaaaaacatgaaatccTGGCCACAAAACCAGTGAAACGTTTCAAGGCAAAGTTGCAAAGCTTAAAACATCAAACGcaaaacataataattaaaaaaagaaaaaaaaagctttcaacaAGCAAAAGTTTCACGTGAAGTGTTAGCCTGCTTTAAATCAGATCGGGTATGTAAGGCAAATAATTAAGTGAAGACTGGGAACTGTTagaatacaggaaaaaaaaaaacgtatagTGTGATGCCTGTTTACTGATGAAGTAAAATTATAATAAGCAACCTAACtgttatttttgaaatattacatatttatatattacaacAATAAACCTGCTAGtatgaataaaaacaattcaAACATTTCAACTAAATTGCACAGATTGGTTATGCTCTTACAATAAGCcctactgtgttttttttttgctttttgctatAAACATAAATGTTCTAGAATAAACGTACCTCAGACAAATCTATCTTTTGTCCAGTCATTGCTGTCTAAGCACCATGTGAGAGAACGTCTGAGAGAACGTCTGAGTAAAGCTCTCGACAGACTGGAGCGCTGTTCTCAGACGTACGCATGTTATCGAAACAGTGGTTTAGTAATACACAGAGGAGAGCTCAGAGGGATGAAGGAGACAGACTTTCATGGGTGTAATTAAGCTTAGCGACTGAGCGCCAGGGGTCCCCTAAACAAATCGTAAACTAGAGGCTACTGAATATGAAACACAGAGAACTTGACTGAATGTGACGTGCGCCGAGTCAGGAGCATGTTGAACCGTGACGGCCGCGTTGCCACAGACGATTTATTGCGATTTACTATGCTTAATAAAACTGAAAGACCTTTCACTCAGTCTAGTCTGTCATTTAGGGATTAAAACTCCCGTGCCAAAACACAgccttcatttttctttaaaaaaaaacaaaaaaaaaaacacacatgaccAGTCCTGCTGCGATGACATACAGCAGCACTCACAGATTTCATGACTTACtccaaaataaacataaaaagaaaacaatcatGAGTCACTGTATTATGGTAttatgaaggaaaaaagaagcCTTGCTTAAAGTTGCTGTAACTTTCACAGCCTTTCTTCAGAGAGTGATCTGGGTGAGTATGAGATGACTACACAGAGCTGTGAGGAGACTGTCGCTGTTCAGAGTGTGGCTTCTCCAGCATCTGAGTGTCTGAATGTGAAGGAGGCTAGCATGATTCGTTGTTGTCGTTAGAGTGATCGTTACTTCCTCTCCTCCACGAGGGAAATGAAGTAAATCATTATCAGtgatcgtaaaaaaaaaaaaacaataaataaaaaaataaaaggtcaGTGTATTACAATTACAGCcatcaaaacaaaaatgactgTTCAAATATTGATTTTCATAAGATCATTTaagatgccatgttctaatTTTTGTCAGCAAATCCAAGTGTATCTAAAGACACATTTCTTGAACTTCTTGGCAAAATGATTTGCGTCATTTCAAACACACAcggagaaaggaaaaaagagagagagagagagagagagagagagagagagagagagagagagagagacagacagacagaaagagagacacacacaggtagagaaacagaaaatgatACGGGAAGAGTCACACAgagaccaagagagagagagagagagagagagacagacagacagacagacagacagacagagctgatgggcagaaaaacagaatgagagagacagaaagttaGAGAATGAGACATGGAACAGTTGTGTGAGGAAAGAGAGTGCGTGTGAGAcacagtgaaagaaagagacacgacacagaacgagagagagagagagagagagagtttgtgtgtgcgtgagaaagacagacagacagacggagacacacaggaagagaaacagaaaatgagatggagagagtcacacagagacagagagacagggagagacaaaAGTCTGTGCTAAAGAGACCATTAGCACACTACCACTGAACCACTGACGATACTGAAATTTCATAAACACTGTGTATAAAACTTAATGCTGTGTATAAAACGTTTAAAACCCAACATTGGGGAAGAGTTTCAGTTTTCGTGCTGCTTTATCTCACAGTTGTGATGATGTTGAGCACTACAGCAGTGTTGGTTTGGTGTTTGGGCCGTGTGGAGGCGGGTTACCTGCTCTAGCGGGACGTGTTTGACGAGGCCGCTGACCACAGTGCGCAGAGCCGCTTCACCCACATCCACCTCCTCCACGTACAGCGAATCAGCATCCGGGTGCTTCTTCGCCGTGACGATCCGCCCGACACGCAGGTCCAAACGAGACACGTCCACCTTCGCGTCCTCCTGAGGGGGAGGCGCTTTCTTCTCCTGCTTCTCTCCTgaacagtcacacacagaagATTTCATTCACACATTTAGCAATTTAGAAAGAATGAAAACTAATGAGCACTTAGCACGACATGTTGCAACACTAAtgctaattataataatttgcaTCATTAATATAATTGGCAGCCTTAtcatgtgtattattattattattattattattattattataataataatacagagcctttctcaaaaaaacatcacatcagCACTGACATGAGGTGATCAAAGTAGAGCTGGCGTCAGGGGCGATTATTTAATAAGTTTTTAATGAGCATGTGCAGGATGAGTTAGGGAAGCATGTGGCAGTGCTGGTGAAGCTGGCACAACCACATACCCACGGCAccgtctgtttttttttgtttttttttcttttttcaaaaagCAGAGAGATAGTATTTCCCAAGGTGTTTTAACATGGTGTGGAGAGCCTTATTTTTAGCCACACTGTATTGTTCCCTGGAGAAACATACCTCAGTGCGCACGTGGAAACTATGCAGCCTGTCGTGTGGTAGTGCGCACAAATACTCCCACACACTGTATTGCTTTTCATtccaaatctcacacacacacatacacacacgcacacttctAAAATAAGTACATTCATTTTCCAGGGCAGAAACCTGAAAAAGCAGTTTTTACAAACTGCTTCTTAGGAGAACGATACATCACActtttaaccgtttatagttatGCTGAATGGTgtgaaacatccatgaaacaactTAGTTCTTATTAtcacttaggttatagcagTTGTaagcagtcgttccctcacctgtctctctcttttcccctctACTGAagttaagaccaaaaaaaaaaaaaaaaaaaacgctgctTATGTTATCGAGAAAAGTAatacaaactcctctgtcctgaagacttccccgtgttacaaagcactgacactggagactccttccttaataCGTTAAATAAGTATCTAAgattcctgtgaatgagttgttactatagaaacgattatTAGAAAGACCGcattactatattactatattgATTTTCCTTGTAGTTGGAATTACTGTcctggaaaatgaatcaacaccttctgaccaatcagaatcaagaattaaaCAGCGCTATGGTacaagatatatttatattggaCTGAAAATTTGATTTGTCTACATTCCAGCACATGAATTTGGGTTTCCAGATATTAAATAATAAGGTCACTGAAAGGCAGCACAGCTGTTTTGCAGGCGCTCCATTAGCAAACAGAAATCTCGCAATATATTTATActctatcattttaaaaaaatcactgtctACAATTCCTTACGTCTTGTGATATACAGTAGGAGAGATAAATCAGCTTGTACACGGCATGTGACGAACACCTACCGTGTCTGCTTATGGGAATATATGAGTTCACATATTCACTGGCACTTCATATCCACCAGCGATCCAGCGTCCAACATCTGGACCAAAGGATTGCCAGATTCAAATACATGACGACATATCTTATTTCTCCCCCTCAAACTTAATTCTCCATAAAGAAAACTCCAAACAATTGTTGATGATCTTTCTCCGAGATGGGTCGCTTCAAAAGATGGAGTTGCACGATTTATGTTGGTGGTCATTTCCGTAAAATAGCACTGCACAGGAACCCACCGGCTTGTTTATTACGAACCAGTTAGAGCAGATTTACGAGAAAATTAACACCATCTTGTGTGCGCTGTGAAAATCAGATCCTGGCCTCAGGTTTGCCTGCAAGCTGAAGTGTTGACATGATGCAGACCAATCGGCTAAAATTTGTTCACGGTCGACAGTTCTGTCGACAGCAGTGACTTACAACACTTCCTCTGTTAGAGAGATTCGACCCAACCTACTAATCATATTATATCAAGGCTCTCTGATAATCATCAGCTACACAGGAAGGCCCACATttcacattcttaaaaaaaaaaaaaaaaaaaaagttggtgaTGCAACTGAACACTTTAGTTTAGTTAAAAGGGGTGAAATGTATAAGTAAGAACTAATATGCTATGTGACTGAAAAGGTGCAAGGATTAGGCCTTTGTGATACTGAGTTCTCTCTGCTTGTGATttcgcattaaaaaaaaaaaaatcagaataaacatTTCAATCATCCAGAACTGAGAGAACAGGAAAATGATCATTTcagatatttgaccttgctgtgaccttgacttacttttggatcaattccaaaatgtaatcagtttaCTGTAtgtgctggttacagtgataatgcattataaatcctacaaacttTCAATCACTCGTGCTTGAGACATAGCGCTAACGAGACTCTCGGATGGAGGCATGGACAGAAAACgtatttaaatttcttttttgtaatCATCACCACGATTAAcgttatttgtaaaatgttagaAACTCGAAATATTTGCCATCTACCATGACAGAAAGCAAGGATGCCCCGAGAGCCCAGAGAGCATACGAGATgggaggaagggggcggggcttccagacAGCTTCGTGATCAGAAAGTTCAAAACACTTACGCAAA
This sequence is a window from Pangasianodon hypophthalmus isolate fPanHyp1 chromosome 3, fPanHyp1.pri, whole genome shotgun sequence. Protein-coding genes within it:
- the aimp1a gene encoding aminoacyl tRNA synthase complex-interacting multifunctional protein 1a isoform X2, producing the protein MSGHTPSLMRLEQRAAEADQIIEYLKQQVQLLKEKAMVQATMREEKKLMVENAKLKKEIEELKRQLLEKERRRGVPVPMPSGDSSVQCVSKPSAPEPTAKPAPAAPASNVQSPPANSTEAKTKAKAEKKGEKQEKKAPPPQEDAKVDVSRLDLRVGRIVTAKKHPDADSLYVEEVDVGEAALRTVVSGLVKHVPLEQMQNRMAVFLCNLRPAKMRGIVSQAMLMCASTPDKVEILDPPSGAEPGERVTFQGFPGEPDKELNPKKKVWEQVQPDLRTDNQRVANYKGAAFEVAGKGVCKSQTMSNTGIR
- the aimp1a gene encoding aminoacyl tRNA synthase complex-interacting multifunctional protein 1a isoform X1, encoding MFLARSLFRMSGHTPSLMRLEQRAAEADQIIEYLKQQVQLLKEKAMVQATMREEKKLMVENAKLKKEIEELKRQLLEKERRRGVPVPMPSGDSSVQCVSKPSAPEPTAKPAPAAPASNVQSPPANSTEAKTKAKAEKKGEKQEKKAPPPQEDAKVDVSRLDLRVGRIVTAKKHPDADSLYVEEVDVGEAALRTVVSGLVKHVPLEQMQNRMAVFLCNLRPAKMRGIVSQAMLMCASTPDKVEILDPPSGAEPGERVTFQGFPGEPDKELNPKKKVWEQVQPDLRTDNQRVANYKGAAFEVAGKGVCKSQTMSNTGIR